One window of the Planktothrix sp. FACHB-1365 genome contains the following:
- a CDS encoding type II toxin-antitoxin system HigA family antitoxin, translating to MLIYNDYIKLLANFPPRPITSEAELELTQTIIDKLLDKGKLSQDEKDYLNVLGALVYEYEQQQEPIPDIYGVELLKSLIEDNGLRQKDLVSIFKTESIVSDVLNGKRELTKRHIEELAEFFHVSPAVFFPRNPVY from the coding sequence ATGCTAATTTATAATGATTACATTAAATTGCTTGCAAATTTTCCTCCGCGTCCCATAACGTCTGAGGCAGAATTAGAATTGACTCAAACTATTATCGATAAATTATTAGATAAAGGGAAACTAAGTCAAGATGAGAAAGACTATTTGAATGTGTTAGGTGCTTTAGTGTATGAATATGAACAACAACAAGAACCCATTCCTGATATTTATGGAGTAGAATTGCTCAAAAGTTTAATAGAAGATAATGGATTACGTCAAAAAGACTTAGTTTCTATTTTTAAAACAGAATCTATTGTCTCGGATGTTTTAAACGGAAAACGAGAACTCACGAAACGACATATTGAAGAATTGGCTGAATTTTTTCATGTTTCTCCGGCTGTTTTCTTCCCTAGAAACCCGGTTTATTAG
- the bchI gene encoding magnesium chelatase ATPase subunit I, with product MSSTVVTPNLTPTTVNLARRPVFPFTAIVGQEEMKLALILNIIDPKIGGVMIMGDRGTGKSTTIRALADLLPEIEVIADDPFNSHPTDAELMSDNVRERLSQHQDVPVSRKKVPMVDLPLGATEDRVCGTIDIEKALSEGVKAFEPGLLAKANRGILYVDEVNLLDDHLVDVLLDSAASGWNTVEREGISIRHPARFVLVGSGNPEEGELRPQLLDRFGMHAEIRTVKEPNLRVKIVEERTSFDQNPEVFLQNHLNDQHQLQHKLVEAQTLLSSVQIDYDLRVKISQICSELDVDGLRGDIVSNRAAKALAAFEGRTEVTLDDIQRVITLCLRHRLRKDPLETIDSGFKVQKVFRQVFGLPDE from the coding sequence GTGAGTTCAACTGTCGTCACCCCAAATCTAACACCAACAACGGTCAACCTGGCTCGTCGTCCTGTTTTTCCCTTCACCGCAATTGTCGGCCAGGAAGAAATGAAACTGGCTCTGATTTTAAATATTATCGATCCGAAGATCGGTGGTGTGATGATTATGGGGGATCGCGGGACGGGGAAATCAACCACCATTCGCGCCTTAGCCGACCTACTCCCTGAAATTGAAGTCATTGCGGATGACCCGTTTAATAGTCATCCCACCGACGCAGAATTGATGAGTGATAACGTCCGAGAACGGTTGAGTCAGCATCAGGATGTTCCCGTGTCCCGCAAAAAAGTCCCCATGGTGGATCTACCGTTGGGGGCCACCGAGGATCGGGTTTGCGGTACGATTGATATTGAAAAAGCTTTATCGGAAGGGGTAAAAGCCTTTGAACCGGGACTTTTAGCCAAGGCTAACCGGGGTATTTTGTATGTGGATGAAGTTAACCTTCTCGATGATCACTTGGTTGATGTATTGTTAGACTCGGCGGCGAGTGGCTGGAATACCGTTGAACGGGAGGGAATTTCTATCCGTCACCCCGCACGGTTTGTGTTAGTGGGTTCTGGAAACCCGGAAGAAGGGGAGTTACGTCCGCAATTATTAGATCGGTTTGGAATGCACGCCGAAATTAGAACCGTAAAAGAGCCGAATTTGCGGGTTAAAATTGTTGAAGAACGGACTTCTTTTGATCAAAATCCTGAAGTTTTTTTACAAAATCATCTTAACGACCAACACCAATTACAACATAAACTTGTAGAGGCTCAAACCCTGCTTTCTTCTGTGCAAATTGACTATGATTTACGGGTGAAAATCTCTCAAATTTGTTCAGAATTAGATGTGGATGGTTTACGGGGAGATATTGTTAGTAACCGGGCGGCAAAAGCCTTAGCCGCTTTTGAAGGACGTACAGAAGTGACCCTGGATGATATTCAACGGGTAATTACTTTATGTTTACGTCATCGTCTGCGGAAAGATCCTTTAGAAACGATTGATTCTGGTTTTAAAGTGCAGAAGGTTTTCCGTCAAGTATTTGGTTTACCAGACGAATAG
- the ruvC gene encoding crossover junction endodeoxyribonuclease RuvC — MKKIILGFDPGLAILGFGAIECQINDKTQEQEAVSLIDFGVIKTPAKTELGKRLCIIYDDVNQLLTHIKPDLAIVEKLFFYRMANTIAVAQAKGVLLLVLAQHQIPLVEFTPGQVKKALTGHGNADKYQVQQAVARELNLTEIPRPDDAADALAVALTAWFDPDIMFQYPLSS, encoded by the coding sequence ATGAAAAAAATAATTTTAGGATTTGATCCGGGGTTAGCAATATTAGGATTTGGGGCAATTGAATGTCAAATTAATGATAAAACTCAGGAACAAGAAGCGGTTTCTCTGATTGATTTTGGAGTAATTAAAACACCAGCAAAAACGGAATTAGGGAAACGGTTATGTATTATTTATGATGATGTAAATCAGTTATTAACCCACATCAAACCGGATTTAGCGATTGTTGAAAAGCTGTTTTTTTATCGCATGGCAAATACTATTGCTGTTGCTCAAGCAAAAGGAGTGTTATTATTAGTCTTAGCTCAACATCAGATTCCCTTAGTTGAGTTTACTCCGGGTCAAGTTAAAAAGGCTTTGACAGGACATGGCAATGCGGATAAATATCAGGTTCAGCAAGCAGTTGCACGGGAACTGAATTTAACAGAAATTCCTAGACCGGATGATGCTGCTGATGCTTTAGCCGTTGCCCTAACCGCTTGGTTTGATCCTGATATCATGTTTCAATACCCATTAAGTTCCTGA
- a CDS encoding adenylate/guanylate cyclase domain-containing protein, whose product MMLLAVSSCSILVTAYLGYRSGKLNLTHRVFNQLTSVRASKAYQIESYFKNIRNHTQTLSEDPAIIAAMQEFATAYPQLQTINISQSFDPKLITYYRNKFLPRLTQTEEGSPILESYLPKTIASRYLQYYYIADNPHPVGKKEALDYAKDGSEYSQIHARYHPIFRNIIQKFGYYDMFLIDPQGNIVYTVFKETDFTTNLENGPYQNSNLADLFQKVKESQSRDYATIIDFQAYAPSYGAPAAFIAAPILNKSELIGVLAFQLPVNEINHVMTGNQHWESDGLGQTGETYLVGRDTLMRSISRFLVQDPKGYAKALRSLGMSETEINRINQYGTSILQQYVRTEAVADALNGKQGTRRIRDYRNIPVLSSFAPLRIDGLDWVILSEIDISEAYAPIYSFRNQILISATLLMLLVTLIAMVLANLFVNPINQLIKGTRKVATGQLDAIVPLETEDEFGELAKSFNKIVRNLQTQTLLVEQKNQENEELLLSLFPTSVAKRFQRGNKDMAEDVSNVAVLFCDLTGFSKLSSSLSANESVAILNDLFTAFDEVAERYGMEKIKTIGDSYLAVCGLSIPYLDHDKRALDVALEILIIVRRFSHERGLSLNISIGINAGDIIAGIVGRNRCIFDVWGDTINLATALKNACPPGRILVSQTVYRRLQDLYQFEPISEPEVNGKPKLNGWLLKNKHSAIEVEGLGIL is encoded by the coding sequence ATGATGCTGCTAGCCGTCAGCAGTTGTTCAATTTTAGTTACTGCTTATTTAGGGTATCGGAGTGGAAAATTAAATCTAACACACCGAGTTTTTAATCAGTTAACGAGTGTTCGCGCGTCCAAAGCCTACCAAATTGAATCCTACTTTAAAAATATTCGCAATCATACCCAAACTTTGAGCGAAGATCCAGCAATCATCGCGGCGATGCAAGAATTTGCAACGGCTTATCCTCAACTCCAAACTATTAATATTTCCCAGAGTTTTGACCCCAAATTAATCACTTACTACCGTAACAAATTTCTTCCCCGCCTCACCCAAACTGAAGAAGGTTCACCGATTTTAGAATCCTATCTACCCAAAACAATTGCTTCGCGTTATTTACAATATTATTATATCGCTGATAATCCCCATCCAGTCGGTAAAAAAGAAGCCTTAGATTATGCCAAAGATGGGAGCGAATATAGCCAAATTCATGCTCGCTATCACCCTATTTTTCGCAATATTATTCAGAAGTTTGGTTATTACGATATGTTCCTGATTGATCCCCAAGGAAATATCGTTTATACCGTTTTTAAAGAAACCGACTTTACAACTAATTTAGAAAACGGCCCCTATCAAAATAGTAATCTTGCTGATCTATTTCAGAAGGTAAAAGAATCACAATCAAGAGATTATGCCACAATCATTGATTTTCAAGCTTATGCTCCTTCCTATGGTGCTCCAGCGGCATTTATCGCGGCTCCTATTTTGAATAAATCTGAGCTAATTGGGGTGTTGGCTTTTCAACTTCCGGTTAATGAAATTAATCATGTGATGACGGGTAATCAGCATTGGGAAAGCGATGGTTTAGGTCAAACAGGGGAAACCTATTTAGTCGGACGAGATACCCTCATGCGTTCCATTTCGAGGTTTTTAGTACAAGATCCAAAAGGCTATGCTAAAGCATTGAGATCATTAGGAATGAGTGAGACAGAAATCAACCGAATTAATCAATATGGTACGTCTATTTTACAACAATATGTAAGAACAGAAGCCGTTGCTGATGCGTTAAATGGTAAGCAAGGAACTCGACGGATTAGAGACTATCGAAACATTCCGGTTTTGAGTTCCTTTGCACCCCTTCGGATTGATGGATTAGACTGGGTGATTTTATCAGAAATAGATATATCAGAAGCCTATGCTCCGATTTATTCTTTTCGGAATCAAATTCTAATTTCAGCGACATTATTAATGTTATTGGTAACATTAATTGCAATGGTTTTAGCCAATTTATTTGTGAACCCGATCAATCAACTGATTAAGGGAACCCGCAAAGTCGCTACTGGACAACTTGATGCGATCGTACCTTTAGAAACAGAAGATGAATTTGGAGAATTGGCAAAATCCTTTAATAAAATTGTACGGAATCTACAAACTCAAACCTTACTGGTAGAACAAAAAAATCAAGAAAATGAAGAATTATTGTTAAGTCTTTTTCCTACTTCAGTCGCAAAACGGTTTCAACGGGGAAACAAAGATATGGCTGAAGATGTATCAAATGTTGCTGTTTTGTTCTGCGATTTAACCGGATTTTCTAAACTATCTAGCTCCTTAAGTGCTAATGAATCCGTCGCTATTTTAAATGATTTATTCACTGCATTTGATGAAGTTGCTGAACGATATGGGATGGAAAAAATTAAAACAATTGGAGATAGTTATCTAGCTGTTTGTGGACTTTCAATTCCTTATCTGGATCACGATAAACGCGCCCTTGATGTTGCTTTAGAAATTTTGATTATTGTGCGTCGATTTAGCCATGAACGAGGATTATCCTTGAATATTTCAATTGGTATTAACGCTGGAGATATTATTGCGGGAATTGTGGGTCGAAATCGCTGTATTTTTGATGTTTGGGGTGATACAATTAACCTGGCTACAGCCCTCAAAAATGCCTGTCCACCCGGAAGAATTTTAGTTTCTCAGACCGTTTATCGTCGGCTTCAGGATCTGTATCAGTTTGAACCTATCTCTGAGCCAGAAGTTAATGGTAAACCTAAATTGAATGGTTGGTTATTGAAAAATAAACACTCAGCCATAGAAGTTGAGGGTTTAGGAATTTTATAA
- a CDS encoding DUF29 domain-containing protein, producing the protein MLKHLYEKDFQLWIQQTIEQLQQQNFTALDVEHLIEELTELGKSEKNRFESNLMVLLAHLLKLRVQKDAPEMMKASWYNSVDEHRQCVQKQLQQTPSLKSFFTTAIQNAYIDSRWLAIKEGKRAQFGVRIPHEEEYPKVCPFSIEQILDEDFYG; encoded by the coding sequence ATGCTTAAACATCTCTATGAAAAAGATTTCCAGCTTTGGATTCAACAAACTATTGAACAATTACAGCAGCAAAATTTTACCGCTTTAGATGTGGAACATTTAATTGAGGAGTTAACCGAGTTGGGGAAATCGGAAAAAAATCGTTTTGAAAGTAATTTAATGGTTTTGCTGGCGCATTTACTCAAGCTAAGGGTGCAAAAAGATGCGCCAGAAATGATGAAAGCAAGTTGGTATAATTCCGTTGATGAACATCGTCAGTGTGTTCAAAAGCAACTGCAACAAACTCCTTCATTAAAATCCTTTTTCACCACAGCTATTCAAAACGCCTATATTGATAGTCGTTGGTTAGCGATTAAAGAAGGAAAACGCGCTCAATTTGGAGTTCGTATTCCTCATGAAGAAGAATATCCTAAAGTTTGTCCGTTTTCAATTGAGCAAATTTTAGATGAAGATTTTTATGGTTAA
- a CDS encoding aspartate aminotransferase family protein — protein MSPETLVKEPPVTNHFSIDDFNSHVMNTYARFPIALERGEGCRVWDTQGKEYLDFVAGIATCTLGHAHPALIEAVTKQIKTLHHVSNLYYIPVQGELAKWLTDHSCADKAFFCNSGAEANEGAIKLARKYAHDKLNIEDPVILTAHASFHGRTLATITATGQPKYQKGFSPLVPGFVYIPYNDIEALEATISEVDKDGRRVAAIMLEALQGEGGVRPGNIEYFQKIRQICDEKGILLILDEVQVGMGRSGKLWGYENLGIEPDIFTSAKGLGGGIPIGAMMCKAFCDVFEPGSHASTFGGNPFVCGVALAVCQTIERENILENVQKRGEQLRSKLTEIAQKYPNLIAEVRGWGLINGLELKEDVELTSPEVVKVAMEAGLLLVPAGPKVLRFVPPLIVTEEEVNQALQAVENALEQLTV, from the coding sequence GTGAGTCCAGAAACCTTAGTGAAAGAACCCCCTGTTACCAATCATTTTAGTATTGATGACTTTAATTCTCATGTCATGAATACTTACGCCCGTTTCCCCATTGCATTAGAGCGGGGAGAAGGGTGTCGGGTTTGGGATACACAGGGTAAAGAATACTTGGATTTTGTCGCCGGAATTGCAACTTGTACCCTGGGACACGCCCATCCTGCCTTAATTGAAGCGGTAACAAAGCAAATTAAAACTTTGCACCATGTTTCTAATTTATATTATATTCCTGTGCAAGGAGAATTAGCCAAATGGTTAACCGATCATTCCTGTGCCGATAAAGCTTTTTTCTGTAATTCTGGGGCGGAAGCAAACGAAGGCGCGATTAAATTAGCCCGAAAATATGCCCATGACAAACTCAATATTGAAGACCCGGTTATTTTAACCGCCCATGCCAGTTTTCATGGTCGCACATTAGCAACAATTACAGCGACCGGACAACCCAAATATCAAAAAGGGTTTAGTCCCTTAGTCCCCGGATTTGTTTATATTCCTTATAATGATATTGAAGCTTTAGAAGCGACAATTTCCGAAGTTGATAAAGACGGACGACGGGTTGCCGCCATTATGTTAGAAGCACTGCAAGGAGAAGGCGGTGTGCGTCCTGGGAATATTGAATATTTCCAAAAAATTCGTCAAATTTGCGATGAAAAAGGTATTCTTTTAATCTTAGATGAAGTCCAAGTTGGCATGGGTCGCAGTGGCAAATTATGGGGTTATGAAAACTTAGGAATTGAACCCGATATTTTCACTTCGGCGAAGGGTTTGGGGGGTGGAATTCCCATTGGCGCGATGATGTGTAAAGCCTTCTGTGATGTTTTTGAACCGGGAAGTCATGCGTCTACCTTTGGCGGAAATCCGTTTGTTTGTGGGGTGGCGTTGGCGGTTTGTCAAACAATAGAACGAGAAAATATTCTGGAAAATGTACAGAAACGAGGTGAACAACTTCGCAGCAAATTAACAGAAATTGCTCAAAAATATCCGAATTTAATTGCGGAAGTCCGAGGTTGGGGTTTAATTAATGGTTTGGAATTAAAAGAAGATGTGGAATTAACCTCTCCAGAAGTCGTAAAAGTGGCAATGGAAGCGGGATTATTATTAGTTCCGGCTGGGCCTAAAGTGTTGCGTTTTGTACCTCCATTAATTGTGACGGAGGAGGAAGTAAATCAAGCGTTACAAGCGGTTGAAAATGCTTTAGAACAGTTAACAGTTTAA